The following are encoded together in the Acipenser ruthenus chromosome 24, fAciRut3.2 maternal haplotype, whole genome shotgun sequence genome:
- the LOC131700598 gene encoding aggrecan core protein-like isoform X1 has protein sequence MTTLLLLIACLRVIAATISIELSDPASALSVSIPGQSPLRPLLGSSLVVPCYFLDSTPHDPSDPSAAPLAPRIKWSRISKEGESVILVATEGKVRVTSEYMDRVTMVSYPLVPTDATLEISELRTSDSGIYRCEVMHGIEDSEDTVDIQVKGIVFHYRAISTRYTLTFEKAKSACIQNSATIATREQLQAAYDDGFHQCDAGWLSDQTVRYPIHSPREGCYGDKDEFPGVRTYGIRETNETYDVYCFAEEMSGKVFYSTSPAKFSFSEAEEQCIKLGAQLATTGQLYLAWQTGMDVCSAGWLADRSVRYPISIARPNCGGNLVGVRTVYRYLNQTGYPYPDSRYEAICYQDEPVEAVTAATDGYQATEAEEVTTEFGSGLLTVETFTEGPELFFTQVTSKGELQGEVVTLEPVDLTGTPTVEPFTATEVIEGFPPSVTMDFIFPGDNVTDLPLSPPPGITEEILTPEAVTAELTGTPGFLVEELISRVTAAPEIAFPLVTEGAENATDVQEEGSALTTELPPTPLPPTGLVFHYRVMSSRYSLTFAQAQQACLENGAVIASPQHLQAAYESGFNQCDAGWLSDQSVRYPIVTPRDNCYGDMDGFPGVRNYGVRPASEQYDVYCYIDKLRGEVFHASSVERFTLEEALSYCLDRNATLATSGELYAAWKQGLDKCRAGWLLDGSVRYPITTPRPLCGGGKTGVITVYRFPNQTGYPESQSKYDAYCFRATEEEAVTAFPELEKVTRLTLEVEPPLTPTGLGEYPVTGTPPYEDELFTGTEDMLQTVNVTAIPLITVPPEDISGSASSGLPSGGSAISSGDESGFISGDISGDISGDASGSGIPEVSGEVSGFSGTSGFTSGTSGEGSAIDVTLIDSEQFQSGQGSGDFQEAGREISGETSGFPDISGQGSGDLSGFSSGFPSGFPSGDFSGISGLSSGIPDISGSGSGVTFIEGGFVEVIPTPQVEEEAGAGSLEESGISSGDASAEYSGLPSGIYDASADYSGFPSGFPDMSGDISGTSGLPSGFSGTSGYSSGIIILDGDWTEIETKIPKIEIEAREDVEASGLPSGDFSGISGISGLPLDTSGDVSGFLGLSGEGSGIPDISGLSSGIPDFSGFTSGITDLSGLSSGFPEITMVDPGLVELVPPTTSVEQELGGGPSVLLEFSGLSSGDVSGDFSGLPSGISGDVSGMMSGLHSGDLDFSGLPSGFPSGIPDISGFESGFPDVTLVDSSLVKVTEKPDVEQELGEGPSGFLDFGSGEPSGFSGLPDISGASGIPDISGLPSGEVSGISASGDVSGFTDITFLISEEVIEVATKPTVSQELGKGPLEASGESSGIPLASGEPSGAPDISGEVSEIASGDLPAVILSSGSPDQELTSSTGGPEETLSETEQAIPKVLVTPPAPIALTTAPAVISIETPSVLEETVLEDIPDPCVPNPCGTGTCAARDGIAFCRCPPGLTGDDCQMDIDECHSGPCVNGASCIDGIDSYKCLCLPSYGGDRCEKDLETCEEGWMKFQGNCYRHFPERETWVDAERRCREISSHLVSIMTPEEQDYVNNNAQDYQWIGLNDRTLEHDFRWSDGHPLQYENWRPNQPDNYFSAGEDCVVMIWHENGQWNDVPCNYHLPFTCKKGTMSCGSPPLVENARMFGKRRDRYEVNSIIRYQCNHGFTQRHLPVIRCKADGQWEQPRVECIETTVYTRRLHKRSNRSRLRQAGRSWGKLR, from the exons ATGACCACTTTGCTCCTACTGATCGCTTGTTTGCGAGTCATCGCAGCAACAATCTCCATCGAGCTGTCAG ACCCAGCTAGTGCACTGAGCGTGAGCATCCCGGGGCAGTCTCCACTGCGCCCCCTGCTGGGCAGCTCGCTGGTCGTGCCCTGTTACTTCCTGGACAGCACACCCCATGACCCCAGCGACCCCAGCGCTGCCCCCCTCGCCCCCCGGATCAAATGGAGCCGGATCTCCAAGGAAGGCGAGTCGGTCATCCTGGTGGCCACAGAGGGGAAGGTGCGAGTCACCTCCGAGTACATGGACAGGGTGACCATGGTCAGCTACCCCCTGGTGCCCACCGACGCCACTCTGGAGATCAGCGAGCTGCGTACCAGCGACTCGGGAATCTACCGCTGCGAGGTGATGCATGGCATCGAGGACAGCGAGGACACCGTCGACATCCAGGTCAAAG GCATTGTATTCCACTACAGAGCTATCTCAACTCGCTACACCCTGACCTTCGAGAAGGCCAAAAGTGCCTGCATACAGAACAGCGCCACCATCGCCACTCGTGAGCAACTGCAGGCAGCGTACGACGATGGGTTCCATCAGTGTGATGCTGGTTGGCTCTCAGATCAGACCGTCAG GTATCCAATTCACAGTCCACGAGAGGGTTGCTACGGTGACAAGGATGAGTTCCCTGGTGTCCGAACGTACGGAATTCGGGAAACTAATGAGACGTATGATGTGTACTGCTTCGCAGAGGAGATGTCAG GCAAGGTCTTCTACTCCACCTCCCCAGCTAAATTCTCATTCTCGGAAGCAGAGGAGCAGTGCATTAAGCTGGGCGCCCAACTAGCCACCACTGGGCAGCTCTACCTGGCCTGGCAGACGGGCATGGACGTGTGCAGCGCGGGCTGGCTGGCTGACCGAAGTGTCCGCTACCCCATCTCTATAGCCAGGCCAAATTGCGGGGGCAACCTGGTGGGTGTCCGAACCGTCTACCGCTACCTGAACCAGACTGGCTATCCCTACCCAGACTCCCGCTATGAGGCCATCTGCTACCAAG ATGAACCAGTGGAAGCTGTCACCGCGGCGACAGACGGATACCAGGCTACGGAAGCAGAGGAAGTGACCACAGAGTTCGGCAGTGGTCTGCTGACTGTCGAGACCTTCACTGAGGGCCCGGAGCTCTTCTTCACCCAGGTGACTTCGAAGGGGGAGCTCCAAGGAGAGGTGGTCACACTGGAACCCGTCGACCTGACTGGCACTCCCACGGTGGAGCCCTTCACTGCCACTGAGGTCATCGAGGGATTCCCCCCCTCTGTCACCAtggacttcatctttccaggagACAACGTCACGGATCTTCCCTTGTCTCCACCCCCTGGCATCACTGAAGAGATCCTGACCCCGGAGGCGGTTACGGCAGAACTCACCGGCACCCCAGGGTTCCTGGTGGAGGAGCTGATCAGCAGGGTCACTGCCGCCCCTGAAATCGCCTTTCCTTTGGTAACAGAAGGAGCCGAAAATGCCACAGATGTGCAGGAGGAAGGCAGCGCCCTGACCACAGAGCTGCCACCCACTCCCCTCCCCCCGACAG GTTTGGTGTTCCACTACAGGGTGATGTCCAGCCGCTACTCCCTCACCTTTGCCCAGGCTCAGCAGGCATGTCTGGAAAACGGTGCCGTCATCGCCAGTCCGCAGCATCTCCAGGCCGCTTACGAGAGTGGCTTCAACCAGTGCGACGCAGGCTGGCTCTCCGACCAGTCCGTCAG GTATCCAATCGTCACTCCACGAGACAACTGCTACGGTGATATGGACGGGTTCCCTGGTGTAAGGAACTATGGTGTGCGTCCAGCCAGCGAGCAATACGACGTGTACTGTTACATCGACAAGCTCAGGG GTGAGGTTTTCCACGCAAGCTCAGTCGAGCGCTTCACACTTGAAGAGGCCTTGTCATATTGCCTTGACCGGAACGCGACCCTCGCCACCAGTGGAGAGCTGTACGCTGCGTGGAAGCAGGGTCTGGACAAGTGCCGCGCAGGTTGGCTGCTTGACGGCAGTGTGCGGTATCCCATCACCACCCCCAGGCCCCTCTGTGGTGGGGGGAAAACCGGCGTTATCACCGTCTACCGGTTCCCCAACCAAACAGGCTACCCTGAGTCACAGTCCAAGTATGACGCCTACTGCTTCCGAG cCACTGAGGAGGAAGCTGTAACTGCATTCCCAGAGTTGGAGAAGGTGACCAGACTGACCCTTGAGGTGGAGCCACCACTCACCCCCACAGGGCTGGGGGAGTACCCTGTCACTGGCACGCCCCCTTATGAAGATGAGCTATTCACAGGCACAGAGGACATGCTGCAGACAG tGAACGTCACGGCCATTCCCTTGATCACTGTCCCACCCGAGGACATCAGCGGCTCTGCGTCCAGCGGGCTGCCATCCGGAGGAAGCGCCATTTCTTCAGGAGATGAATCAGGATTCATATCTGGAGACATATCTGGAGACATCTCAGGGGACGCCAGTGGCAGTGGAATTCCAGAAGTTAGCGGGGAGGTCTCTGGATTTTCAGGCACCAGTGGATTCACCTCTGGGACCAGCGGCGAGGGGTCAGCTATAGATGTGACCTTGATTGACTCTGAACAATTTCAGTCTGGCCAGGGATCCGGTGACTTCCAGGAAGCTGGACGGGAGATTTCAGGAGAAACGTCTGGATTCCCAGATATCAGCGGGCAGGGATCAGGAGACTTAAGTGGGTTCTCTTCCGGGTTCCCTTCAGGGTTCCCTAGTGGGGACTTTTCTGGTATCAGCGGACTCTCGTCAGGGATTCCAGACATCAGCGGATCCGGATCCGGAGTGACATTCATTGAAGGAGGCTTTGTTGAGGTGATACCCACGCCACAGGTTGAGGAAGAAGCAGGAGCGGGAAGCCTGGAAGAAAGTGGCATTTCATCTGGTGATGCCAGTGCAGAATACAGTGGTCTGCcctctggaatttatgatgccaGTGCGGACTATTCTGGGTTCCCTTCTGGGTTTCCAGACATGAGTGGCGACATTTCTGGAACCAGCGGACTTCCTTCTGGCTTTTCAGGTACCAGTGGGTATTCATCAGGTATCATCATTTTGGATGGAGATTGGACTGAGATTGAGACCAAGATTCCAAAAATCGAGATTGAAGCAAGAGAAGATGTGGAGGCCAGCGGTTTGCCTTCTGGAGACTTTTCTGGAATTTCTGGAATAAGTGGGCTTCCACTGGACACAAGTGGAGACGTGTCAGGTTTCCTTGGCTTAAGTGGTGAGGGTTCAGGAATACCAGACATAAGTGGACTTTCATCTGGAATCCCGGATTTTAGTGGTTTCACTTCCGGAATTACAGATCTTAGTGGACTTTCTTCTGGATTCCCTGAAATTACTATGGTAGATCCCGGATTGGTGGAATTAGTTCCCCCAACTACCAGCGTGGAGCAGGAGCTGGGTGGTGGGCCGTCCGTGCTTCTGGAATTCAGTGGTCTGTCATCTGGGGATGTTTCAGGAGACTTTTCCGGATTACCCTCTGGTATAAGTGGGGACGTATCTGGAATGATGAGTGGACTTCATTCAGGGGATCTGGACTTCAGCGGCTTACCCAGTGGATTCCCCTCTGGAATACCAGACATCAGCGGATTTGAATCTGGATTCCCAGATGTGACCCTTGTAGACTCCAGCCTTGTCAAAGTGACAGAAAAGCCAGACGTTGAGCAAGAACTGGGAGAGGGTCCTTCTGGATTTCTGGATTTCGGATCCGGAGAGCCAAGCGGGTTCTCTGGACTTCCAGATATCAGTGGAGCATCAGGAATCCCAGATATCAGTGGCCTTCCTTCCGGGGAGGTTTCAGGAATCTCTGCCAGTGGAGATGTATCAGGGTTCACAGACATCACCTTCCTTATCTCGGAGGAGGTGATAGAAGTGGCCACCAAGCCAACGGTATCCCAGGAGCTGGGCAAGGGGCCCCTGGAAGCAAGTGGAGAATCATCCGGGATACCTCTAGCAAGTGGGGAGCCATCAGGAGCCCCGGACATTAGTGGAGAAGTTTCCGAAATAGCTTCCGGAGATTTACCTGCAGTAATTCTGAGCTCCGGCTCCCCAGACCAGGAACTTACAAGCAGTACTGGTGGTCCAGAGGAGACACTCTCAGAAACAGAACAGGCCATTCCTAAAGTACTCGTCACTCCACCTGCACCCATTGCACTGACCACTGCCCCAGCAGTGATTTCCATAGAGACACCATCAGTTCTAGAAGAGACAGTCTTAGAAG ATATTCCCGACCCCTGTGTTCCAAATCCGTGTGGCACAGGAACATGTGCAGCTCGAGACGGGATCGCATTCTGCCGGTGCCCGCCAGGACTGACCGGAGATGACTGCCAGATGG ACATTGATGAGTGCCACTCGGGCCCCTGCGTGAATGGAGCTTCCTGCATCGATGGCATCGACTCTTACAAATGCTTATGCCTTCCCAGCTACGGAGGGGACCGCTGTGAGAAGG ACTTGGAGACCTGTGAGGAAGGCTGGATGAAGTTCCAGGGAAACTGCTACCGCCACTTCCCTGAGCGGGAGACCTGGGTGGATGCAGAGCGCCGGTGCAGAGAGATCAGCTCCCATCTAGTGAGCATCATGACCCCTGAGGAGCAGGACTATGTGAACA ACAACGCGCAGGACTACCAGTGGATTGGACTGAATGACAGGACGCTGGAACATGACTTTCGCTGGTCCGACGGACACCCCCTG caatatGAGAACTGGAGGCCTAACCAACCGGATAACTACTTCAGCGCCGGAGAGGATTGTGTGGTGATGATCTGGCATGAGAACGGGCAGTGGAACGATGTGCCCTGCAACTACCACCTTCCCTTCACGTGCAAGAAGGGCACCA TGTCTTGTGGATCCCCTCCACTGGTAGAAAACGCCAGAATGTTTGGAAAGAGGAGAGACCGTTACGAAGTGAACTCAATAATCCGGTACCAGTGCAACCACGGGTTTACACAGCGCCACCTGCCTGTGATCCGCTGCAAGGCAGATGGACAGTGGGAGCAGCCTCGCGTGGAGTGTATAGAGA CCACCGTCTACACCCGCAGACTGCACAAGAGATCCAACAGGAGTCGATTGAGACAAGCCGGCAGATCTTGGGGAAAACTCAGATAA
- the LOC131700598 gene encoding aggrecan core protein-like isoform X2, translating to MTTLLLLIACLRVIAATISIELSDPASALSVSIPGQSPLRPLLGSSLVVPCYFLDSTPHDPSDPSAAPLAPRIKWSRISKEGESVILVATEGKVRVTSEYMDRVTMVSYPLVPTDATLEISELRTSDSGIYRCEVMHGIEDSEDTVDIQVKGIVFHYRAISTRYTLTFEKAKSACIQNSATIATREQLQAAYDDGFHQCDAGWLSDQTVRYPIHSPREGCYGDKDEFPGVRTYGIRETNETYDVYCFAEEMSGKVFYSTSPAKFSFSEAEEQCIKLGAQLATTGQLYLAWQTGMDVCSAGWLADRSVRYPISIARPNCGGNLVGVRTVYRYLNQTGYPYPDSRYEAICYQDEPVEAVTAATDGYQATEAEEVTTEFGSGLLTVETFTEGPELFFTQVTSKGELQGEVVTLEPVDLTGTPTVEPFTATEVIEGFPPSVTMDFIFPGDNVTDLPLSPPPGITEEILTPEAVTAELTGTPGFLVEELISRVTAAPEIAFPLVTEGAENATDVQEEGSALTTELPPTPLPPTGLVFHYRVMSSRYSLTFAQAQQACLENGAVIASPQHLQAAYESGFNQCDAGWLSDQSVRYPIVTPRDNCYGDMDGFPGVRNYGVRPASEQYDVYCYIDKLRGEVFHASSVERFTLEEALSYCLDRNATLATSGELYAAWKQGLDKCRAGWLLDGSVRYPITTPRPLCGGGKTGVITVYRFPNQTGYPESQSKYDAYCFRATEEEAVTAFPELEKVTRLTLEVEPPLTPTGLGEYPVTGTPPYEDELFTGTEDMLQTVNVTAIPLITVPPEDISGSASSGLPSGGSAISSGDESGFISGDISGDISGDASGSGIPEVSGEVSGFSGTSGFTSGTSGEGSAIDVTLIDSEQFQSGQGSGDFQEAGREISGETSGFPDISGQGSGDLSGFSSGFPSGFPSGDFSGISGLSSGIPDISGSGSGVTFIEGGFVEVIPTPQVEEEAGAGSLEESGISSGDASAEYSGLPSGIYDASADYSGFPSGFPDMSGDISGTSGLPSGFSGTSGYSSGIIILDGDWTEIETKIPKIEIEAREDVEASGLPSGDFSGISGISGLPLDTSGDVSGFLGLSGEGSGIPDISGLSSGIPDFSGFTSGITDLSGLSSGFPEITMVDPGLVELVPPTTSVEQELGGGPSVLLEFSGLSSGDVSGDFSGLPSGISGDVSGMMSGLHSGDLDFSGLPSGFPSGIPDISGFESGFPDVTLVDSSLVKVTEKPDVEQELGEGPSGFLDFGSGEPSGFSGLPDISGASGIPDISGLPSGEVSGISASGDVSGFTDITFLISEEVIEVATKPTVSQELGKGPLEASGESSGIPLASGEPSGAPDISGEVSEIASGDLPAVILSSGSPDQELTSSTGGPEETLSETEQAIPKVLVTPPAPIALTTAPAVISIETPSVLEETVLEDIPDPCVPNPCGTGTCAARDGIAFCRCPPGLTGDDCQMDLETCEEGWMKFQGNCYRHFPERETWVDAERRCREISSHLVSIMTPEEQDYVNNNAQDYQWIGLNDRTLEHDFRWSDGHPLQYENWRPNQPDNYFSAGEDCVVMIWHENGQWNDVPCNYHLPFTCKKGTMSCGSPPLVENARMFGKRRDRYEVNSIIRYQCNHGFTQRHLPVIRCKADGQWEQPRVECIETTVYTRRLHKRSNRSRLRQAGRSWGKLR from the exons ATGACCACTTTGCTCCTACTGATCGCTTGTTTGCGAGTCATCGCAGCAACAATCTCCATCGAGCTGTCAG ACCCAGCTAGTGCACTGAGCGTGAGCATCCCGGGGCAGTCTCCACTGCGCCCCCTGCTGGGCAGCTCGCTGGTCGTGCCCTGTTACTTCCTGGACAGCACACCCCATGACCCCAGCGACCCCAGCGCTGCCCCCCTCGCCCCCCGGATCAAATGGAGCCGGATCTCCAAGGAAGGCGAGTCGGTCATCCTGGTGGCCACAGAGGGGAAGGTGCGAGTCACCTCCGAGTACATGGACAGGGTGACCATGGTCAGCTACCCCCTGGTGCCCACCGACGCCACTCTGGAGATCAGCGAGCTGCGTACCAGCGACTCGGGAATCTACCGCTGCGAGGTGATGCATGGCATCGAGGACAGCGAGGACACCGTCGACATCCAGGTCAAAG GCATTGTATTCCACTACAGAGCTATCTCAACTCGCTACACCCTGACCTTCGAGAAGGCCAAAAGTGCCTGCATACAGAACAGCGCCACCATCGCCACTCGTGAGCAACTGCAGGCAGCGTACGACGATGGGTTCCATCAGTGTGATGCTGGTTGGCTCTCAGATCAGACCGTCAG GTATCCAATTCACAGTCCACGAGAGGGTTGCTACGGTGACAAGGATGAGTTCCCTGGTGTCCGAACGTACGGAATTCGGGAAACTAATGAGACGTATGATGTGTACTGCTTCGCAGAGGAGATGTCAG GCAAGGTCTTCTACTCCACCTCCCCAGCTAAATTCTCATTCTCGGAAGCAGAGGAGCAGTGCATTAAGCTGGGCGCCCAACTAGCCACCACTGGGCAGCTCTACCTGGCCTGGCAGACGGGCATGGACGTGTGCAGCGCGGGCTGGCTGGCTGACCGAAGTGTCCGCTACCCCATCTCTATAGCCAGGCCAAATTGCGGGGGCAACCTGGTGGGTGTCCGAACCGTCTACCGCTACCTGAACCAGACTGGCTATCCCTACCCAGACTCCCGCTATGAGGCCATCTGCTACCAAG ATGAACCAGTGGAAGCTGTCACCGCGGCGACAGACGGATACCAGGCTACGGAAGCAGAGGAAGTGACCACAGAGTTCGGCAGTGGTCTGCTGACTGTCGAGACCTTCACTGAGGGCCCGGAGCTCTTCTTCACCCAGGTGACTTCGAAGGGGGAGCTCCAAGGAGAGGTGGTCACACTGGAACCCGTCGACCTGACTGGCACTCCCACGGTGGAGCCCTTCACTGCCACTGAGGTCATCGAGGGATTCCCCCCCTCTGTCACCAtggacttcatctttccaggagACAACGTCACGGATCTTCCCTTGTCTCCACCCCCTGGCATCACTGAAGAGATCCTGACCCCGGAGGCGGTTACGGCAGAACTCACCGGCACCCCAGGGTTCCTGGTGGAGGAGCTGATCAGCAGGGTCACTGCCGCCCCTGAAATCGCCTTTCCTTTGGTAACAGAAGGAGCCGAAAATGCCACAGATGTGCAGGAGGAAGGCAGCGCCCTGACCACAGAGCTGCCACCCACTCCCCTCCCCCCGACAG GTTTGGTGTTCCACTACAGGGTGATGTCCAGCCGCTACTCCCTCACCTTTGCCCAGGCTCAGCAGGCATGTCTGGAAAACGGTGCCGTCATCGCCAGTCCGCAGCATCTCCAGGCCGCTTACGAGAGTGGCTTCAACCAGTGCGACGCAGGCTGGCTCTCCGACCAGTCCGTCAG GTATCCAATCGTCACTCCACGAGACAACTGCTACGGTGATATGGACGGGTTCCCTGGTGTAAGGAACTATGGTGTGCGTCCAGCCAGCGAGCAATACGACGTGTACTGTTACATCGACAAGCTCAGGG GTGAGGTTTTCCACGCAAGCTCAGTCGAGCGCTTCACACTTGAAGAGGCCTTGTCATATTGCCTTGACCGGAACGCGACCCTCGCCACCAGTGGAGAGCTGTACGCTGCGTGGAAGCAGGGTCTGGACAAGTGCCGCGCAGGTTGGCTGCTTGACGGCAGTGTGCGGTATCCCATCACCACCCCCAGGCCCCTCTGTGGTGGGGGGAAAACCGGCGTTATCACCGTCTACCGGTTCCCCAACCAAACAGGCTACCCTGAGTCACAGTCCAAGTATGACGCCTACTGCTTCCGAG cCACTGAGGAGGAAGCTGTAACTGCATTCCCAGAGTTGGAGAAGGTGACCAGACTGACCCTTGAGGTGGAGCCACCACTCACCCCCACAGGGCTGGGGGAGTACCCTGTCACTGGCACGCCCCCTTATGAAGATGAGCTATTCACAGGCACAGAGGACATGCTGCAGACAG tGAACGTCACGGCCATTCCCTTGATCACTGTCCCACCCGAGGACATCAGCGGCTCTGCGTCCAGCGGGCTGCCATCCGGAGGAAGCGCCATTTCTTCAGGAGATGAATCAGGATTCATATCTGGAGACATATCTGGAGACATCTCAGGGGACGCCAGTGGCAGTGGAATTCCAGAAGTTAGCGGGGAGGTCTCTGGATTTTCAGGCACCAGTGGATTCACCTCTGGGACCAGCGGCGAGGGGTCAGCTATAGATGTGACCTTGATTGACTCTGAACAATTTCAGTCTGGCCAGGGATCCGGTGACTTCCAGGAAGCTGGACGGGAGATTTCAGGAGAAACGTCTGGATTCCCAGATATCAGCGGGCAGGGATCAGGAGACTTAAGTGGGTTCTCTTCCGGGTTCCCTTCAGGGTTCCCTAGTGGGGACTTTTCTGGTATCAGCGGACTCTCGTCAGGGATTCCAGACATCAGCGGATCCGGATCCGGAGTGACATTCATTGAAGGAGGCTTTGTTGAGGTGATACCCACGCCACAGGTTGAGGAAGAAGCAGGAGCGGGAAGCCTGGAAGAAAGTGGCATTTCATCTGGTGATGCCAGTGCAGAATACAGTGGTCTGCcctctggaatttatgatgccaGTGCGGACTATTCTGGGTTCCCTTCTGGGTTTCCAGACATGAGTGGCGACATTTCTGGAACCAGCGGACTTCCTTCTGGCTTTTCAGGTACCAGTGGGTATTCATCAGGTATCATCATTTTGGATGGAGATTGGACTGAGATTGAGACCAAGATTCCAAAAATCGAGATTGAAGCAAGAGAAGATGTGGAGGCCAGCGGTTTGCCTTCTGGAGACTTTTCTGGAATTTCTGGAATAAGTGGGCTTCCACTGGACACAAGTGGAGACGTGTCAGGTTTCCTTGGCTTAAGTGGTGAGGGTTCAGGAATACCAGACATAAGTGGACTTTCATCTGGAATCCCGGATTTTAGTGGTTTCACTTCCGGAATTACAGATCTTAGTGGACTTTCTTCTGGATTCCCTGAAATTACTATGGTAGATCCCGGATTGGTGGAATTAGTTCCCCCAACTACCAGCGTGGAGCAGGAGCTGGGTGGTGGGCCGTCCGTGCTTCTGGAATTCAGTGGTCTGTCATCTGGGGATGTTTCAGGAGACTTTTCCGGATTACCCTCTGGTATAAGTGGGGACGTATCTGGAATGATGAGTGGACTTCATTCAGGGGATCTGGACTTCAGCGGCTTACCCAGTGGATTCCCCTCTGGAATACCAGACATCAGCGGATTTGAATCTGGATTCCCAGATGTGACCCTTGTAGACTCCAGCCTTGTCAAAGTGACAGAAAAGCCAGACGTTGAGCAAGAACTGGGAGAGGGTCCTTCTGGATTTCTGGATTTCGGATCCGGAGAGCCAAGCGGGTTCTCTGGACTTCCAGATATCAGTGGAGCATCAGGAATCCCAGATATCAGTGGCCTTCCTTCCGGGGAGGTTTCAGGAATCTCTGCCAGTGGAGATGTATCAGGGTTCACAGACATCACCTTCCTTATCTCGGAGGAGGTGATAGAAGTGGCCACCAAGCCAACGGTATCCCAGGAGCTGGGCAAGGGGCCCCTGGAAGCAAGTGGAGAATCATCCGGGATACCTCTAGCAAGTGGGGAGCCATCAGGAGCCCCGGACATTAGTGGAGAAGTTTCCGAAATAGCTTCCGGAGATTTACCTGCAGTAATTCTGAGCTCCGGCTCCCCAGACCAGGAACTTACAAGCAGTACTGGTGGTCCAGAGGAGACACTCTCAGAAACAGAACAGGCCATTCCTAAAGTACTCGTCACTCCACCTGCACCCATTGCACTGACCACTGCCCCAGCAGTGATTTCCATAGAGACACCATCAGTTCTAGAAGAGACAGTCTTAGAAG ATATTCCCGACCCCTGTGTTCCAAATCCGTGTGGCACAGGAACATGTGCAGCTCGAGACGGGATCGCATTCTGCCGGTGCCCGCCAGGACTGACCGGAGATGACTGCCAGATGG ACTTGGAGACCTGTGAGGAAGGCTGGATGAAGTTCCAGGGAAACTGCTACCGCCACTTCCCTGAGCGGGAGACCTGGGTGGATGCAGAGCGCCGGTGCAGAGAGATCAGCTCCCATCTAGTGAGCATCATGACCCCTGAGGAGCAGGACTATGTGAACA ACAACGCGCAGGACTACCAGTGGATTGGACTGAATGACAGGACGCTGGAACATGACTTTCGCTGGTCCGACGGACACCCCCTG caatatGAGAACTGGAGGCCTAACCAACCGGATAACTACTTCAGCGCCGGAGAGGATTGTGTGGTGATGATCTGGCATGAGAACGGGCAGTGGAACGATGTGCCCTGCAACTACCACCTTCCCTTCACGTGCAAGAAGGGCACCA TGTCTTGTGGATCCCCTCCACTGGTAGAAAACGCCAGAATGTTTGGAAAGAGGAGAGACCGTTACGAAGTGAACTCAATAATCCGGTACCAGTGCAACCACGGGTTTACACAGCGCCACCTGCCTGTGATCCGCTGCAAGGCAGATGGACAGTGGGAGCAGCCTCGCGTGGAGTGTATAGAGA CCACCGTCTACACCCGCAGACTGCACAAGAGATCCAACAGGAGTCGATTGAGACAAGCCGGCAGATCTTGGGGAAAACTCAGATAA